The following coding sequences lie in one Paenibacillus durus ATCC 35681 genomic window:
- a CDS encoding diguanylate cyclase codes for MGLGLFTIYNQGAFIHYTTSTWVWVYALSGAAVVLTVFTFQLPPQGNGLSLDSSVYLACIFVFGPTFSLTVLLVSSAVIFLIERKTIWWKHLINFAIYSIIIASASFSFTALGGVRGPLMDNHLLAYAGGMAIYFVLNTMLIVFYYYVFYNENLYETLKGMIKDTIIAYLSTLVLALVLVILLYHNHIFGLALFLCLSVLLSYAFKQMFAMYRDIEERANRDPRTGLFNHSYFELTLEEEMRKSRSTGSSLSLAMIDIDDFKKYNDHFGHLKGDGLIVFLAELLKKECGGADMVVSRYGGEEFTILMPSYDTGQAKSFLDRLRKTLNNSPFEGAEIFPQGCLSFSSGIAGYRSDIHDKSELVDQADQALYYAKKQGKNMVHIYGHQSPLEQDIDFSQDVRDIEQQLSLFMYKDLETFKHSKRVFRYAMDISELLMLDSLSKRQFTLGSLIHDIGKLEIPWGILNKKETLTPEEWEMVKWHVTWGKQMALMGDKFKDLAPYIELHHERYDGKGYPHGFKGEEIPRLCRMLTIIDSFDAMTTERPYQQTKSVEEAIVELRACAGSQFDPQLTEFFISYIESRQLRAKETAV; via the coding sequence ATGGGACTCGGTTTGTTCACGATATATAATCAGGGCGCTTTTATTCACTATACAACTTCAACTTGGGTATGGGTGTATGCGCTATCGGGAGCGGCTGTCGTATTAACGGTCTTTACATTCCAGCTTCCTCCGCAGGGCAACGGGTTATCCCTTGACTCTTCCGTTTATCTGGCCTGTATTTTCGTATTTGGCCCCACGTTCAGCTTAACCGTCCTTCTGGTCTCGTCCGCGGTTATTTTTCTCATTGAACGTAAGACCATCTGGTGGAAGCATCTGATCAACTTTGCCATATACTCAATCATTATCGCCTCCGCATCCTTTTCCTTTACTGCCCTGGGAGGGGTACGGGGACCGCTTATGGACAACCATCTTCTGGCGTATGCTGGAGGCATGGCCATATACTTCGTGCTGAATACGATGCTGATCGTCTTTTATTACTATGTCTTCTATAATGAGAATCTGTACGAAACACTAAAAGGAATGATAAAGGACACGATCATTGCCTACCTCAGTACCCTGGTGCTGGCGCTTGTGCTGGTCATCCTTTTATACCATAATCATATTTTCGGGCTGGCCCTGTTTCTCTGTCTCAGCGTTTTGCTGTCCTATGCGTTCAAGCAGATGTTCGCGATGTACCGGGACATCGAGGAGCGGGCGAACCGTGACCCGCGGACAGGTCTGTTCAACCACAGCTATTTCGAGCTGACGCTGGAAGAGGAAATGCGCAAATCCAGAAGCACAGGCTCCTCGTTGTCGCTCGCCATGATCGATATCGATGATTTCAAGAAATATAATGACCACTTCGGCCATCTTAAGGGTGACGGGCTGATCGTTTTTTTGGCGGAATTGCTGAAAAAGGAATGCGGCGGCGCTGACATGGTCGTCTCCCGCTACGGCGGGGAAGAATTCACGATCCTGATGCCCTCATATGACACCGGGCAGGCCAAAAGCTTTCTCGACCGCCTGCGCAAGACGCTGAACAACTCCCCTTTTGAAGGGGCGGAGATTTTCCCTCAAGGCTGCTTGTCCTTTTCCTCAGGAATCGCGGGCTACCGCAGCGACATTCACGACAAATCGGAGCTTGTCGATCAGGCCGACCAGGCATTGTACTACGCCAAGAAGCAGGGCAAGAATATGGTCCATATCTACGGCCACCAATCGCCGCTTGAGCAGGATATCGATTTCAGCCAGGACGTGCGGGATATCGAGCAGCAGCTTAGCCTGTTCATGTACAAGGATCTGGAAACGTTTAAACATTCCAAAAGGGTATTCCGGTACGCTATGGACATCAGCGAGCTGCTCATGCTGGACAGCTTGTCGAAGCGCCAGTTCACGCTGGGTTCGCTGATCCATGACATCGGCAAGCTCGAAATCCCCTGGGGCATACTGAACAAGAAGGAGACGCTCACGCCCGAGGAGTGGGAAATGGTAAAATGGCATGTGACCTGGGGCAAGCAAATGGCGCTGATGGGCGACAAGTTCAAGGATTTGGCCCCTTATATCGAGCTGCACCACGAAAGGTACGACGGCAAAGGCTATCCGCACGGCTTCAAAGGCGAGGAAATTCCAAGGCTGTGCCGGATGCTGACCATTATCGATTCCTTTGACGCCATGACGACGGAACGTCCCTATCAGCAGACCAAATCGGTGGAAGAGGCGATTGTCGAGCTCAGGGCTTGCGCGGGCAGCCAATTCGATCCGCAGCTTACGGAGTTTTTTATCAGCTATATCGAATCCAGGCAGCTGCGCGCCAAGGAAACGGCGGTATAG